A single region of the Roseimicrobium gellanilyticum genome encodes:
- a CDS encoding RraA family protein, which yields MPTPSSPQLPYSELLQLKRWNTPTIYNGWEQITKRNPAADAFNIEETRDFMPQMGPMVGYAVTVVIEPSNPNHRKANPNAGAEYRRYIASIPGPKIVIIQDLDKPRVIGSFWGEVNANAHRALGCIGTITDGAIRDLDEMTNAGFKALARRLCVGHAFPTPVRWGCEVEVFGTKVNPGDLIHADKHGFMVLPPEEQVGLLEAARFMDANECNTVIPVVRNSTGRPTLEIAEELEKSIATFSQNVREKFKREGEW from the coding sequence ATGCCCACTCCTTCCTCTCCGCAGCTCCCATACTCCGAACTCCTGCAACTTAAGCGCTGGAACACACCCACCATCTACAACGGCTGGGAGCAAATCACGAAGCGCAATCCGGCTGCGGATGCTTTCAACATCGAGGAGACGCGCGACTTCATGCCGCAAATGGGGCCCATGGTGGGCTACGCAGTCACGGTGGTGATTGAGCCCAGCAATCCCAATCACCGCAAAGCCAACCCGAATGCCGGCGCAGAATACCGCCGTTACATCGCCAGCATCCCAGGGCCGAAGATTGTGATCATTCAGGACCTCGACAAGCCTCGCGTGATTGGTTCCTTCTGGGGAGAAGTGAATGCCAACGCGCATCGTGCTCTGGGCTGTATTGGGACCATCACGGATGGCGCCATTCGCGACCTGGATGAGATGACCAATGCCGGATTCAAGGCCCTCGCACGCCGCCTTTGCGTCGGTCACGCCTTTCCTACACCCGTGCGCTGGGGCTGTGAAGTGGAGGTCTTCGGCACCAAGGTGAATCCGGGTGATCTCATTCACGCAGACAAGCATGGCTTCATGGTGCTGCCGCCGGAAGAACAGGTCGGCCTTCTCGAAGCTGCACGATTCATGGACGCAAATGAGTGCAACACTGTCATCCCCGTGGTGCGCAACTCCACCGGACGTCCAACCTTGGAAATTGCGGAGGAACTGGAGAAGTCCATCGCCACCTTCAGCCAGAACGTGCGTGAGAAGTTCAAGCGGGAAGGGGAGTGGTGA
- a CDS encoding sulfurtransferase: MPDTLSIQNIAAYKFAPLQDLRELRTHLLAKCKGWNLKGTILLSPEGINLFIAGEAPGIESLLAELRSLPGLADLTPKYSETDHQPFRRMLVRLKKEIITFGVEGINPALRTSPKLQAKELKQWLDEGRPVTLLDTRNDYEVKLGTFKNALPIGIDTFKQFPDAVRKLPEGMKDQPVVMFCTGGIRCEKAGPFMEREGFKHILQLDGGILKYFEECGADHYDGECFVFDQRVGVDPALQETESTQCFQCQTPLSEEDQQDTRYVVNESCPYCFKEPADKMQENIARRQEAIAKLTSPLPGSAPYENLRPFNIPAVCDGMPLAEALARLVVPVSLEAWIAACESGRVLNADHEPVSPTQVVYGGQRYLHVLGEITEPDVNADIKILHEDEAIIVLNKPAPLPVHPGGRFNRNTLRHILHEVYRPQKPRQAHRLDANTSGVMVYARTKHFAGKLQPQFTAGEVGKFYLVRVQGHPEQDAFACDAPIGNESGTMGTREVDDAHGRQSRTEFKVLRRDDDGTALLEARPLTGRTNQIRLHLAHLGWPVLGDQAYLSGIQRGDTQTHEPEDAPLCLHSSRIQFVHPLTRERVEFTAPAPAWAE; encoded by the coding sequence ATGCCAGACACCCTTTCGATTCAGAACATCGCCGCCTACAAGTTCGCCCCTTTGCAGGACCTGCGTGAGCTGCGCACTCATTTGCTTGCCAAATGCAAGGGCTGGAATCTCAAGGGCACCATTCTCCTGAGCCCGGAAGGCATCAACCTTTTCATTGCTGGCGAGGCTCCGGGCATCGAGTCGCTGCTGGCCGAGTTGCGCTCACTGCCGGGTCTCGCAGACCTCACACCGAAGTACAGCGAGACGGATCACCAGCCCTTCCGCCGCATGCTGGTCCGGTTGAAGAAGGAGATCATCACCTTCGGGGTGGAGGGCATCAACCCCGCTCTGCGCACCTCTCCCAAGCTCCAGGCCAAAGAGCTGAAGCAGTGGCTGGACGAAGGCCGTCCTGTGACGCTGCTGGACACGCGCAACGACTACGAGGTGAAGCTCGGCACATTCAAGAACGCCCTGCCGATTGGCATTGATACCTTCAAGCAATTCCCCGACGCGGTGCGCAAGCTGCCAGAGGGGATGAAGGATCAGCCCGTGGTGATGTTCTGCACTGGCGGCATCCGTTGTGAAAAGGCAGGGCCCTTCATGGAGCGCGAAGGCTTCAAGCACATCCTGCAACTCGACGGCGGCATCCTGAAGTATTTTGAGGAGTGCGGCGCCGATCACTACGATGGCGAGTGCTTTGTCTTTGACCAGCGAGTGGGCGTGGACCCGGCGCTGCAAGAGACGGAGTCTACCCAGTGTTTCCAATGCCAGACGCCCTTGAGCGAGGAGGACCAGCAGGACACGCGCTATGTGGTGAATGAGTCCTGTCCGTATTGCTTTAAGGAGCCAGCGGATAAGATGCAGGAAAACATCGCGCGCCGGCAGGAGGCGATTGCAAAGCTTACCTCGCCACTACCTGGAAGCGCGCCGTATGAGAATCTGCGTCCCTTCAACATTCCCGCAGTCTGCGATGGCATGCCGCTGGCGGAGGCTCTGGCACGTCTGGTCGTACCTGTAAGTCTCGAAGCATGGATCGCCGCATGTGAATCAGGCCGTGTCTTGAATGCAGACCATGAGCCCGTGTCACCCACACAGGTTGTGTACGGAGGCCAGCGCTATCTCCATGTGCTCGGAGAAATCACCGAGCCGGATGTAAATGCCGACATCAAGATTCTGCACGAGGACGAGGCCATCATTGTGCTGAACAAGCCGGCACCACTGCCTGTGCATCCCGGTGGCCGCTTCAATCGCAATACGCTCCGCCACATCCTCCATGAGGTGTATCGTCCGCAGAAGCCGCGCCAGGCCCATCGGCTGGATGCGAATACCAGCGGAGTCATGGTGTATGCACGCACCAAACATTTCGCCGGGAAACTGCAGCCCCAGTTCACGGCTGGCGAGGTGGGGAAGTTCTACCTCGTCCGCGTGCAGGGTCATCCGGAGCAGGACGCCTTTGCTTGTGATGCACCCATCGGCAATGAGTCAGGAACCATGGGCACCCGTGAGGTGGATGATGCCCATGGCAGGCAGTCGCGCACAGAGTTCAAGGTCCTGCGCCGTGATGACGATGGCACCGCGCTCCTGGAGGCCCGGCCACTTACCGGTCGCACCAATCAGATTCGCCTCCACCTCGCGCACCTCGGCTGGCCCGTTCTCGGTGACCAGGCCTATCTGTCTGGCATCCAGCGCGGAGACACCCAGACTCACGAACCTGAGGACGCGCCGCTCTGCCTGCACTCCTCGCGCATCCAGTTCGTGCATCCGCTG